The DNA segment CTGTAGCACCTGGTACCCCTGTTTCCTGCCCACAGAACCCATTGGGTCCTTGGGTCACGTCACATAGGCGTGGAGCACGTGGACAATACTGATTGGAATAAGTCTGGTTTTCGGGGCCTGTGCTTCCCTTCATCATTTGTGCCCCCAGCAGAGCTGTTAGAGACAGACACATTGTGATTTCAAAGACGAGAGATCTGAGGCTGTCACTTGCCAAGGGTCACTCAGGGCTGGGCTTGGAACCCAGGAAGCGGGCTCCATCTCTGTACTTGTGAGCTCCTtgtgtggctctggggtagaggggtggtggcagtgggggcagggctgaCAGCTGGCGCCCATTCCCCATGCCAGGCCCTGAGGATTGTCCTGCACAGCCTGGACCTCCGTGCCAATTGCTACCAGCGCTTTGTGGTGCCGCTGCTCAGCATCAGTGCCGACTTCTATGTGCGCGTTTTTGTTCGTGTCTTCACCGGCCAGGCCAAGGTCAAGGCCTCAGCCAGGTTAGCCTGGGGCCAGGAAGGGTGATGGACAGCGGGAGGCAACAGGGCCTttcctgggttgggggtggggaatagTCCTGCCCTGGGGAAATGGAAGCCCTAAAGGGGACCAAGTCAACCTGAGGAAGTGTTGAGGTGTGTTGACAACATGAGGAATTGGTAGCCACTCTTGTCCCCTACAGCAAGCAGGCACTGGTGTTTCAGTGTGTAGGCTGCGGGGCCTTCCACCTTCAGCGCCTCGGCAAAGCATCAGGAGCCGCTGGTGGCCGGTGAGcgaggggtgggagaggaaggtGAAAGGGCATCCCAGCCAGGGTCGCCACCCCCAACCACCCCTCTCTGTGCAGGGTCAAGTTCTCTGCAGCCTGCGGTCCCCCTGTGGCCCCTGAGTGTGAGCACTGTGAGCAGCGACACCAGGTGAGCCTGGACaagtatgggggtggggggtcaaaGGGGCTTCAGGGGTCCTGGCAGTCCTGAGTCTTGCTCATCTGGTGACACCAGGTGAGGCTGGGCAAGTGGGGGTGGTGCTTCAGGCGTCCTAGCAGTCCTGAATCTTGTTCATCTGGTCCCGGTGTGTCCAAGCTTGGTGGCCCCATGTGGGCAGAGCCCCTCCATGACCTGGACTTCGTAGGCCAAGTCCTTGAGGCTGTGAGTGCCAACCCTGGTCGCTTCCACACGGCGGAAAGGATCCGAGGGGTCCTGAGCGTCATCACTGAGGTAGGGACTGGGCCATGACCGGGAGAGGGCTCCTGCCTGTGCCCAGCCAGCCTCCTTCCATCTGCCCCACACCCAACCCATCCCCCCTTGTAGGAGCTCCCAGATGTACCTCTCTACTACACACTGGACCAGCTGAGCAGCACCATCCACTGCAGCACTCCCAGCCTCCTGCAGCTGCGgtgagggtgggctgggggtggaatcatgCCTGGATGTCTTGGGGCAAGTTTGACCCCTCTTGGGCCAGAGTCCCCTGTGAAATGGAGATCTAACATGACCCAGGTCAGCGTTCCcgcgtggcacagcaggttaaggatccagcattgttactgcatcAGCtacaggttgctgctatggtgtggacttgatccctggcccaggaacttccacatgccgcaggtgcggccaaaaaaccaaacaaacaaaaacatgactctggagttcctgctgtggtgcaacatgattagtggcatcttgggagtgctgggacacacgTTCAaacccctgcctggcacagtgggtgcgggatccggcattgctgcaactgcagcttgggttgccactgtgggtcggatctaatccctggcccaggaattccatatgctgcggtggggtggcaaaaaaagaaggaaaggaagaaaaaaaacccatgacCCAGGTCTAGGGCTTCTGGTGCACAGGGACTTAAAACAGCTTTTAGAAGACATAAGccctggccagggggttgtcttACTGTTACGAGGCACATTATGCAGGCAGTGTTGTCACCAGGAGGTGTGCAGCCATGCCAAATCCCTAAAATAAGGCTCACACCTGCCCCCAGGTCAGTACTGACTCGGGGGTCCAGGCTCTCCCTCACAATCTCCGCCCCCCCTCATCCCCAGGTCAGCCCTCCTCCATGCTGGCTTCCGGGTCTCACTCTCCCATGCCTGTAAGAACGCAGTGAAGACGGACGCCCCCTCCTCGGCCCTCTGGGACATCATGCgctgctgggtgaggccaggccTGGCCAGATGGGATAGGGAAGGCAGGGGATAGTTAGTGGCAGCATCCTGTGACCTCTGACCTTTGCCTCCCAGGAGAAGCAGTGTCCAGTGAAACGGGAGCGCCTGTCAGAGACCAGTCCAGCGTTCCGCATTCTCAGCGTGGAGCCCAGGTACAGACACAGGCAGGGATACAGCTGCCCTCCGGCACGGGAAGCAGACAACACAGACACATCCACTCGCAGACACATGCTTACTGTTCAAATGAGATCCACAATTCAATTGcttctctccctctgcttctgcCCTCACCCTATTCTGGCCCCATTACTATACCCTGGGGGCCAGTAGTCTCCTTTGCCCTGagcccccagctcctgccccccTAGTCTCTTCTCTCTGTGGCAGCCAGGGGGCACCTGTGAGCACAAGTCAGACCCCCTCCCTTCTTTGCTCAGAGCTCTCAGTGGCTCCCACTGACTCAGTAGAAACTTGGTTCTATCTGCCTGCCCTCCCTCATCTCCCCATCACCTACCTGCCCTCAtgtgtcccctcccccccattcTGCACTGGCCTCACCCAAACTCACCAGGCACAGTCCCCCTCAGGGCCTTGGCATGACCTTTCCTTCTGCTTATAGCGCTGTCTGCAGGTCCCCTCATGGCTTTTCTCTCAGCATCTTCAGGTGGTTCTGCTGCCCTGCCCTGCACTGCACTCCTTCCCAGACTCCCCAGTCCCTCCACCCTGCTCTCTTTTCCCCCAAACTCTCATCTCATGCCCAAATACAATataatttgctgattttttttttttcttttttggctgccccacggcatatggagttgccaggtcagagatgagatccaagccacaattgcaccttacgccacagctgccacagtgctggatccttaacccactatgccaggccagggatcgaacccgcatcccagagacaccgccaatcccgggacaccacagtgggaactccaatttgctGATTTCTGATTTGCCCCATTGCTTGTCTGTTTCATGTGCTAGAACATCAGCTCTGCCAGCAGCAGGCTTTAGGCACACTGTAGGCAATCGACAAATGTGTATTAAATGAATGATAGAATCCTGACATCTGCACACACAGCTTTCCCAGGGTACATGGAGCTGCACAGAGGTGGGTAGGCCGTGGGGCAGTTGCccttcagcccccacccccatttccccAGGCTGCAGGCCAATTTCACCATCCGGGATGATGCCAACCCCAGCTCCCGCCAGCGAGGACTCAAGCGTTTCCAGGCCAACCCCGAAGCCAACTGGGGTCCCCGTCCCCGTGCCCGGCCAGGGTGAGCAAgagtggggtggaggtggggcttggcttggggcagggggcgggggagtcAGGGCAAAGGCCAGGGGGAGTCCCAGTTACTCACATTCCTACACAGAGGCAAGGCAGCAGGCGAAGAAGCTATGGAAGAGAGACGCAGGCTGCTCCAGAATAAGCGGAAAGAGCCACCTGAGGACCCAGCCCAGCGGGCTGCTCGGCTCAAGACATTTCCCTGCAAGAGGTTCAAGGAGGTGAGGCGCCCCCTAACCCACACTGAAGCACACATGGGTTCCCTTCCCAGCaacagggcagggccaggcagagctgggagaacCAGGGCCAGGTGAGTGTGTGGGAGTGAGCTCCCCATCTAGGACAAGAACCCAGCAGAGGTTGCCAAGTTCCAGACCTGGGTTCATTCATACCCACCATACCTCTCACCAGGGCACCTGTCAACGGGGGGACCAGTGCTGCTACTCGCATAGCTCCCAGACACCCAAGGCCACTGCTGAAGCTACCCCCACTGACTGTCCAGAGGCCCCCAGTCAAAACCCCCTTGGGCCTGGGGCTACTTCTGGTCCAGGCATAGATTGAGCGAATAAAGTTTTCACCTTCCCCTGGCTgtcatttgtctgtctgtccatctgccTGAGGGGCTCTGCTCATCTCTCTAGCTGCCTGTCTGGGGTCTGTCCATCTGTTTTAACTCCATGGGGAGCTCTGTGCCTCTGGGGTTGGTTTGTCCCGGCCTGAATGAGGTCctgtcagtgttttctttttttttttttttttttgctgcaccctcagcttgtggaagttcttgggcgagggattgaacccatgctgcagttgcaacctgcaccacatatgtggcaaagctggatccttaacccattgcaccacaagggaacttccctgTCAGTGTTTCTGAATGGAGTATTCTGTGTGCTGGGGAGGCGGGAGCTGATCATCTGCCTGCAAGGTGCTCAGCCACCCATTTGCCGGCACCTGCGGTTCCTGAGATGGCCACGGGGCGGCAGCCGTGCTTTCACGCCCGCGAGGGCCTTTACCCCCGTCCTCTTCCTCCCATCCTCCCAGCATCCCTCAGCGCTCCCAGAACGCTGGTACGCGCACAGGCGGGTGCTCTAGCCACCGCGCCCCCATATGGACTTCTCGCGCCCGGCTCCCCGCTGGGGCCTTGGCGGAAGCCAGACCGGAACCAGGCGCCTTGTGCATCCGCTCCAGACCAGGTGCTTCCTGCCCTGCGGCCCCTCGGGCTGCACACTGAGGCACCCGGCAGCTTGCtgcaacccctcccccccccgggggggcagggggctggcatGTTAACAGAGAGGCCTGGGGCCCAATCGCCATCCTGCCACGTGGTAGCTGTGGGACCTGCAAGCACCCTTCACCTTGCTTcatccccatctgtaaaatgaaccTAATTCCAGAACCCATCCTATTAGCTTGGATACCACAGTTAACAAATGCTTAGGACTGTACTCTTGCTTCTCTGGGACAGTAGGATTGTGGCTTGTGGGGTCCTGAGCCTCACCTGATTCCTAAgaggatggtgatggtggcagCTGAGGGCCTACCTGCGGCTCCTGCAGTCACCCAGATACACACTGGGCAGAGCTTGACCGACCCAGGTGGGAGGGTGCTGGGGATAAACAACAGTGTTGTCCACTGATTACTTAGTTGTATCTGGTGGCCCTCTCTTCGTGAGGTCCGGCAGGATTTTGAGTTTTACCGCCATTCCAAGATTATTTACTCCACATCTCTTTGTCGCTGCCCACCCTGAAGTGGTCAGCACCGTGGGATGAGGGCCAGGGACCTCCAAGCTGGGACTATGTGATCCTGTGATATAGAGGCCAGGACTGTGGGAACCTGTCGGGGGCACCTATTAGAAAGTTCTGCCAGCTCTGGCACCATAGGAAATCTCCCCCAGCTGTGGCACTTCCTCTCACCCTCCTAGGCCTGGCAAGGTGGTGAGGATGGTGCACTGGGGGCTCAAGACACCTGCCTAGGATGGACACCCAAGGCCAGACTGGCAGAACTGCCCTCCAGTCAGTGCCCCACACCGGGGTGGGGTTGGCAGAAAGGCACAGGAAGCACTCTGTAGAAAGAGGAACCAGGCAGGGTGAGGAGAAGGGGGCCCCAGGTCACGAGGCCCCAGCGGGGCCGGAAAGGGCTCTCCTCCACCCTCATGAGTACAGACACAGCAAGGGGTATTCAAAGCTGGAGGACAAACCCAAGTGACATAGGGGCCACTGCAGCCCTACCTTGGTTCTCTTCTGCGTGCATCTGGGCACCTCGGGCCCAGGGGTGTGCACTAGGGCCAGGATCCTCTAGTGCCTGGGGTACGGAAGGTAAGGCCCTGAGGGGTGACAGACAGTCCAGCATGTGCCAGCGGGGGGCGGGGCCATGAGGCCCGCGCGCGCTCGGAGATCCCCGCCTGCCCGCCTGCCGGTTTCCTCCGGGGTCAGCCCGGCTCCTTATCAGGCGCGGCCAGGCCCTTATCTGCACTAGCCCAGCATCCTCTGGCCACTGCGCCAGGGGTGAGAGGGAGGAAACCAGGCCGCCAGGGGCGGGGAGAGGGCGGGCGGCCCAGAGCTGCACACTTTCCCTGGAGGGACCTACGCTGTTACCGCCGCGGTGGCCCTTGGGAGCCGAAGAAGAGAGGCGGCCCCATGCCACGGCTCAGACAGGGCGGCCAGCTGCCAGCGGTAAGGAGCTCAGAGGCCGGAGCGGGGTGGCGGCGCCTGCCTGAAGCCGTAACCGCATCCTGGCCCTGAAGGACCGAATCAGGGCCCATCAGCAGGCAGCCGGACCGGTGCTGGGGTAAGAGTGGTGTGGGCCTGAAGCGGGATCCTGGACCCAcctgcattcattcattcgttcctTCATTCATCTGGGGGGCCCACTAAGTGAGAGGTCAGGCCAGCTTCCCCAGTGCCTAGCTAGGGAAGACAGGGCAGATGGGCCAGGAATCCCAGACATTGCTGGGACGCTGGGCCATGGGGCCAAGAGGGACCAGGGCTGTGTGAGTAGGGTGCACAGGGGTGGATGCTAATGGggtagggagggtgggaggaCACCAAAGCCAGAGGGAGGACTGGAACCTGACTTTGTACTGAGCAGTAGGGCTAGCATATGGAGTCATAGTGTCAGAGGTGGGGTTGCAAGGTTAGTAAGGGGGATGTTTTTAGGGGGAGTGGTCATTGGAGTGATTACGGAGGACTTTCAGAGTCTGACATGGAGACAATGGGAAGAGCCTCAGAGTTATAGCTGAGGGCCACATGGTCAGCCTGGGGGCAGTGGTCAGTGATGGAGCAGTCAAAACGGTGGAGGGACTCCAAG comes from the Phacochoerus africanus isolate WHEZ1 chromosome 4, ROS_Pafr_v1, whole genome shotgun sequence genome and includes:
- the TRMT1 gene encoding tRNA (guanine(26)-N(2))-dimethyltransferase isoform X1, whose translation is MSRGRIVLWLSLTLRSARSICRARFMEGQPQRPPDPAAMENGTEHRGEEFPPEAQETTVTEGAAKIVFPSANEVFYNPVQEFNRDLTCAVITEFARIQLGAKGIQIKVPGEKDLQKVVVDLSEQEEDKAEVKEGAPGDQPGTAAVGDICEEGLRVLEGLAASGLRSIRFAREVPGLRSVVANDASARAVDLMRRNVQLNDVAHLVQPSQADARMLMYQHQKASERFDVIDLDPYGSPAPFLDAAVQAVSEGGLLCVTCTDMAVLAGNSGETCYSKYGAMALKSRACHEMALRIVLHSLDLRANCYQRFVVPLLSISADFYVRVFVRVFTGQAKVKASASKQALVFQCVGCGAFHLQRLGKASGAAGGRVKFSAACGPPVAPECEHCEQRHQLGGPMWAEPLHDLDFVGQVLEAVSANPGRFHTAERIRGVLSVITEELPDVPLYYTLDQLSSTIHCSTPSLLQLRSALLHAGFRVSLSHACKNAVKTDAPSSALWDIMRCWEKQCPVKRERLSETSPAFRILSVEPRLQANFTIRDDANPSSRQRGLKRFQANPEANWGPRPRARPGGKAAGEEAMEERRRLLQNKRKEPPEDPAQRAARLKTFPCKRFKEGTCQRGDQCCYSHSSQTPKATAEATPTDCPEAPSQNPLGPGATSGPGID
- the TRMT1 gene encoding tRNA (guanine(26)-N(2))-dimethyltransferase isoform X2, producing the protein MEGQPQRPPDPAAMENGTEHRGEEFPPEAQETTVTEGAAKIVFPSANEVFYNPVQEFNRDLTCAVITEFARIQLGAKGIQIKVPGEKDLQKVVVDLSEQEEDKAEVKEGAPGDQPGTAAVGDICEEGLRVLEGLAASGLRSIRFAREVPGLRSVVANDASARAVDLMRRNVQLNDVAHLVQPSQADARMLMYQHQKASERFDVIDLDPYGSPAPFLDAAVQAVSEGGLLCVTCTDMAVLAGNSGETCYSKYGAMALKSRACHEMALRIVLHSLDLRANCYQRFVVPLLSISADFYVRVFVRVFTGQAKVKASASKQALVFQCVGCGAFHLQRLGKASGAAGGRVKFSAACGPPVAPECEHCEQRHQLGGPMWAEPLHDLDFVGQVLEAVSANPGRFHTAERIRGVLSVITEELPDVPLYYTLDQLSSTIHCSTPSLLQLRSALLHAGFRVSLSHACKNAVKTDAPSSALWDIMRCWEKQCPVKRERLSETSPAFRILSVEPRLQANFTIRDDANPSSRQRGLKRFQANPEANWGPRPRARPGGKAAGEEAMEERRRLLQNKRKEPPEDPAQRAARLKTFPCKRFKEGTCQRGDQCCYSHSSQTPKATAEATPTDCPEAPSQNPLGPGATSGPGID
- the TRMT1 gene encoding tRNA (guanine(26)-N(2))-dimethyltransferase isoform X4, which produces MRRNVQLNDVAHLVQPSQADARMLMYQHQKASERFDVIDLDPYGSPAPFLDAAVQAVSEGGLLCVTCTDMAVLAGNSGETCYSKYGAMALKSRACHEMALRIVLHSLDLRANCYQRFVVPLLSISADFYVRVFVRVFTGQAKVKASASKQALVFQCVGCGAFHLQRLGKASGAAGGRVKFSAACGPPVAPECEHCEQRHQLGGPMWAEPLHDLDFVGQVLEAVSANPGRFHTAERIRGVLSVITEELPDVPLYYTLDQLSSTIHCSTPSLLQLRSALLHAGFRVSLSHACKNAVKTDAPSSALWDIMRCWEKQCPVKRERLSETSPAFRILSVEPRLQANFTIRDDANPSSRQRGLKRFQANPEANWGPRPRARPGGKAAGEEAMEERRRLLQNKRKEPPEDPAQRAARLKTFPCKRFKEGTCQRGDQCCYSHSSQTPKATAEATPTDCPEAPSQNPLGPGATSGPGID